The Trueperaceae bacterium genome includes the window GCGCGCCCCAACCAACTCCCCCCAGAAGGATCCTGGACGACGTGGCTGTTGTTGGCCGGCCGTGGGTTCGGCAAAACCCGCACCGGCGCTGAATTCGTACGAAGCGAAATCGAGAACAACCGAGCGCATCGCGTTGCGTTGATCGCCCCCACCGCCGCCGACACGCGCGACGTCATGATTGAAGGCGAAAGCGGACTATTGAACGTTTGTCCCCCCTGGAACCGCCCAAAGTACGAACCCAGCAAACGCAGGCTCACGTGGCCCAACGGCGCGATCGCCACCATGTACAGCGCCGACGAACCCGAACGATTGCGCGGCCCACAACACGACCTACTCTGGGCCGACGAGCTTGCCGCCTGGCGGTACCCCCAAGCGTGGGACATGGCCATGCTCGGACTGCGCCTCGGCACCCCCAGGGCCGTCGTCACCACCACCCCCAAACCCACGAAACTCATTCAAGCCCTCACCAAGAGCGACACGGTTGCGATTACGCGCGGCAGTACGTTCGACAACCGCGCGAACCTCGCACCCGCTTTTTTCGAACAAATCATCCAGAAGTACGAAGGCACCAGACTCGGTCGGCAAGAACTCTACGCGGAAGTCCTGACCGACACGCCCGGCGCGTTGTGGACACGCGACCTCATTGAAGCTGCACACGCCACCAGCGACCC containing:
- a CDS encoding terminase family protein; translated protein: ARPNQLPPEGSWTTWLLLAGRGFGKTRTGAEFVRSEIENNRAHRVALIAPTAADTRDVMIEGESGLLNVCPPWNRPKYEPSKRRLTWPNGAIATMYSADEPERLRGPQHDLLWADELAAWRYPQAWDMAMLGLRLGTPRAVVTTTPKPTKLIQALTKSDTVAITRGSTFDNRANLAPAFFEQIIQKYEGTRLGRQELYAEVLTDTPGALWTRDLIEAAHATSDPPELVRVVVAIDPAVTSGEESDETGIIVAGIDHDKHLHVLEDGSMRGTPSEWATKAVRLFDQYAADRVVAETNNGGDLVEATLRTVRRNLPYRKVTATRGKRMRAEPIAALYEQHKAHHHGNLSTLEDQMVTFTPDTIDSPDRLDALVWAATELTNKRLSDNTRLRAASGLK